The Vitis vinifera cultivar Pinot Noir 40024 chromosome 7, ASM3070453v1 genomic interval tgtggttttatggttgttttgataaaaaaatattttaaaaataatattaaaattataacaccattaaaatggggacggattaaaaataattgtaaaaccatagttactaactgtggttttaagggaaattgtaaaaccacagtttgtaactgtggttttaaggatacttctttaaaaccatagttatagtaactatggttttatgggtattttgataaaaaaatattttaaaaataatattaaaattataacaccattaaaatggggacggattaaaaataattgtaaaaccacagttagtaactatggttttaagggaaattgtaaaaccacagtttgtaatTGTAGTTTTAAGgaaacttcttttaaaaccgcagttagtaactgtggttctaagacaaattgtaaaaccacagtttgtaactatggttttaaggaaatttttgtaagttttaAGACCACAATCACCAACGGTGgttttttacacttaaaatCCATGTGGATGCTTACGTGAATAAAGAAgactactttgacaaatattttcaaatggatactattcttatcatttttttttacaaatatattattttggtcttaaactcGCGAATGGGAGGCATAATGAGGTCACCATTGTTTGTGTTATCAATCAATTTGATAAGAATCTGTACTCCAGGAGGAAGATTacagtcatatatatatatatatatatatatatatatatatatatatatttgaaagacACAAAACAACTGAAATATTACATCATCATCAGATCTGGCCATCATCACCATGGCATAAGGTCCTCCTTGAGCCCAGACCAAAGCAATCTACAGATACTCCTTGTATATACGCTCAGGCACCTTACGAAATGTAGCCTTCATAAGATCAATAAATAATGGAAAGTGCTTCAGAACAAAGTACGCCATTAGCAGGCCGGTGAGTGCATATACCAGAATTGCAGCATATTTTAGTTGACCATTAAGCATCAAGAAGTTTCCCGAGCAGAAACAGGTCAACATGGCTGCCATGGATATAAAGAGAGATgttaaaccaaataaaaaattccttggCAAGTTCGTAGTAAAATCTTTGTCTTGGTCCTTGGAGATGAAAATGGCGAGGAATATTAGCAAGGAGATCACTGAACAGCAAAGAGCAACTAGCGATGCCATTGCAAAAATACTGAAAGCCAGATGGTTTTCAAAAACTGGTTCCCCAGTGTCTTGCTTTACCCCTCCAGGTACAGAGGCTGATGAGGCAAAGGCAACAGTTGCGATAAGTGCTGCAATGAAAGAGCAGGAATTGGAGGTGCTATTTAGCCATTGTTTGCTTGCGTCTTCAAGTTCTTGATGTTCTATTTGGAAGATCTCATCTGGGGTATCTCCTCTGTCATTTTTTTGAACAACAAAATGTGGTGGCAAGGAATTCTGCACATACTGCATTGAACCAAGTGCAtactttttaagttattattCATCGGTTTGAGTCATTTCTCATAAGCTAATTTAAATCTTAGCTTGAGTTTTGCATACCTGGTACCACTTGACTTCCCACTGCATTTGCAACATGCTGGTGGGGATACGCTGGAGGTAGCGGTAACCTGCAAGCTTTCCAGCTAGATGCAATGCATTGTTCCCCTCACAATCAACAGCGTGAAATGCACCTTCTTTATCAATAAGATGACTACTGTTGAGTAAGAAGTCATATATATGTGATTGCCTATTCTCTACTGCCGTCAGCACTATGTTCTGATTAAAGCCGTTGGTGTCATGAATGGCCATAGGAAACAGTTGCAGGATTTTCTCTACCATTTCCACGATACCATTCCTTGATGCAAGTAGTATTGGTGTCATCCCCCGATCTACAAAGATAAGAAAACTCATTCTTCAACTACAAGAGAAAGCCCAATGGACCAATCATCTAATAACAGTGGttaaaatttcaagaatttGAGTTGTGATTGCTCTGCACCAGATCTGCCTCTCCTTAATATCAGTTAAAGATATTGGAGAAAGTGGTTGGTTACCTTGTCTCCAcatctttctatatatatatatatatatatacaccaagAAGTTTATTTGTAATGAAAACAGGGTTGACATAGAGGTTACCTCTTTCCCTCATGTGGTATTCATTTTTGGGATTCATTTCATATGTACACCTTGCACCACGTTCAAGTAGTTTGTTCAGGATCTGAAGAGACCACATGTGcatctcttttttctcttttagctTCCTTATCTGGCTTGAACCTAAACATGTATCCACAATGAAACAAGAACGTACATTGAACCTCTATTGTTTTGGAAATTAATACTAGAGAAACTTGGGATGGTGATTAATATGGTGTTATACCTGGCATCACTGAGATGATAACTAGCAGTGCTTGGGATACAAAAAGCTTGATGAACCTCAGGCATCTGCCATATTTTGAGTGGAATGGTTTGTGTCCTTGAGCTCCAATATTCGTTGAATTATGACCTATACAAAGGTAAAGAAATCGGTACTGTTTACTTGAAGTTGCTTTTAAGAGTGCTTTAGCTTAAATCAAGTAGATCCCACACTCACCATGATGTTCAATTCCTTGCCCTTCTTCAGGATTCTCTGGATCCAAGTGCTTTTTAGATTttcctgcatttttttttccactagtTACTTGAGGTATAAGCTTGGTCACAGCACACATGAgcaagaatatattaaaagaggGATTGAGATCTCCTATGCTGAAATGCTTCTATTCCTTTTGCAAGTGAACCATATTAATTTGTTACTGTCTCATACTGATTAACTACCATAACAACAAATTATGGTTGCAACATCAAGAAAGCGGTCAGTGGCTACAAGAATGTTTTCTTCCAAATCAGCTTCCGATCCCTGCTCCCACCTGGTAATTTAATCAGCTTCCGTAGCTCTTGAAAGAAGCTCTTCTTTGCTTTGGAAGTCCCTGCAGGGATGAGCTCTTCAACAGAAATACCTTCCAATTTGATTAACAAGGGGAACTGTCAGAAATTTATGGCCTTGATGGAGATCTAAGATACAAGATAACAAATGATGCATGCACTAGATTCAATTCAGCCCCATGCATCAATCTCTGTTTGATACTTGCAAAcattttggtttggtttggagAATCTTACAGTGATAAATGATTTTGTTGAACCAGCCGAGATGAATTCCACTTCTGAATGCAGTAGGCTTCTCAGCGAGGACATGCAGAGGGGAGATTTGATGCCAGTCAACAGAATCCATGAGATCTTCCTGCTTACAAATAATTTGAAACGCCAAATCTGTCCACCACAACCATGAATCAACCAAATTTATTGTCTTCTTTGGAGGCACCCAACCAAAGAGGCGTACGCACCTAATAGAGGTTCATTACAACTGACTACTTTCATGCCTATGATTTATATTACTATTAAGAAATAGAACATGTAAACTGAAGAACAGCACTCTAATATTGCTTACCCATGTGTCCTCCTTCAATGGCAAGATGGAGAACGTTTTTACCATCGTCGTTCTTACAGTAGCCAGCGGCTGCGTTGCCTTCGCACATATCATACAACCAGAGGAAAACATCTTTTTTGCCATAGCGAGCTGCCCTTAAAAGGGGCGTATCTCTCTCTCGGTTGCGGTAACCCAACAGTTCTTTACACTCATCAGTGATGCATCTGCACATGGAAATGCTTCCCAGTGAGGCCCCCAAATGAAGAGGATTGTTCCCATCTCTATTCCTTATAGATAGAACATCCACGGGGTTACCATTCTTCGCAATCGACTTCACTAGTCGTTCTACTATGCCTTCTCGCCCACTTGAAACTGCTATATGCAATGCTGTGTTCCTTGATGGGCCGATCTCGATCTTGTGAGCTCTTGGATCTTGCTCGTATATCTGTACAACTTCTTCCCAACTGCTGGCCAAGCTCTTCATCAACTTTCGCCTAATGCTCTCCAGATCAGATGCATCCGCATCACTTGTAGAAGCCATTGTCCCCTCCATTAGAAGTATAGGATGCAACGCTCTATATTTGATCAGAAACTAGCTCCAATATATTCCAACTCATGACAAATTGAAGTTACAACTCAACAGGAAGACATAATTGAATAACAACACTCACCTACAACGCCAAAGCAGCCCCCGTCGTTTATCTGCACTTGGGCTCAGTACCCCCACCACCGGTGGCCGGAAACTCCAAATCCTCAAGAGTGAATCCCTTCCTCTTCATTCGCTTCCACCATTTCCTATATTGAAGGTAGCATTTGTGACACCCCGAACCTTAAGGCCAGGGGTATGTCCTTCATTTCACATTTCAAATCCCAAAGTCCAACATACAAATGACCTTTAAGTAACAaatccaaaactaaaaaaaatctcaaacgcTTCGATGCATATTCTAGAAATCATAATTGAAATTTAGTCTTAagtaaataatcaaatttaaaacagtttttaataaaagcaCACTTCCTATCTTGATCTCTCATCACACATTCACTTGTACCTGAAAAGGGGAATAATAGAGAAGAGTGAGTTCCACAACTTAATAAGGAAAAATGATTCAATAAAAAGGATTGAGCATGGTACAAAATTAAATCTTaggagatataatttttttttatggaaattaattaacaagtaaactcatttaattcgataactaaattcaatttcttccaaaaattCAACACTttcaattttaaagataaaacaacATAATATATTTAGTGTAATCaattcatatttaaaagaatttcacaaacaaacattttactttaaGTCACTCATAATAACACTATGCTTAAATAATGGAACTTGCATTAAGTAGTTAGTCTCAAATTATTCATCTGGTGGATGGAATAGAATGGTATACCAAAGGCTAATAACATCTTTACCGGATAGATTACATTATATCACTACTCCACCAAAAATAATGAAGGTCAACAACTTATATCTATTGATCAGTCCTACTAATAACCTAAATTTCCAAAATCactttaattaattgaaaatgtaaaattcaCTTGCATAACAATCAAATAAGTTACATAGTatttccaatttattttataaacaaatgaacaaatcagagcatattttagaaaaatattacttGATCCTTTTTACGGAATTTAaacattttgatattttaataaataaatgaaaacaaataaaggaatttaaatatcaaatgaaaataaataaagaggtaTAAACACTTCCTACATTATTAACCTTTACATCATAGAAGTTACTCAAATTCTTGAAACAAGTAATGTACACCTTTAAATTGTAAAACCAAACAAGTACTAAAACTCTCTTCTTTCTTACCTTTCGAATCAAAGCTCTATagagacctttttttttctttttttcgtttttcctttttattttgtcttttcaaTTGTTTATGATACGGTGAAACCACAAGAAGATAAATATAATTGGTGGTTAAAGGGACTAAAAATatcttactttttttctttcttttaaaaatttttaaaatacataaatatctctaaattcaatgtatttattttaaaattttcaaaatacacAATATCCCTAAATTCATGTTACAGATAGTATTACTGTTTATGATGATAACTAGTAACAACTAACAATAGGCTGAGGAGGAAAAGATAGGAACAAAGGCTTTGTATTTGAGGTCGCTGTTTGTGTCATTCATGATGTGATGgctcttttattcatttatttttttatagttctCTTTTAGGTAATATTTGAATGTCTAAAGTTAGTTAGAAAGAAGATAATGTGGGGAAAGTAGGATGAAAGCACaacctttaatttttattttttttattattagattaaaaaattaaattataaatagtcCTCTTTTGTTAtttgggagaattacccttaagggtaggctgGAGAAAAAAATGACTGAAAAGGGTGGGTAAGTTTGATAATTCATTTGAAggccttatatttttattagactaATTTACCCTTGATTTGACCATTGAACCAACCATTGTCAGACGATTGCTCCATTTGGATCTGCCTCgatttttcccttcatttcttccaTTCTTTCCCAAACTTACACCCCCCCTTCTTTCCAAATCCTCAATTCGAAACAAACCCTAAATTCCTCGAAACAAGCATAGAAACACATAAAACCCAAAACACACAAAATTTCACCTCGAATCGACGGCCTCCGACTGCACAGTCTTCTCCACTTCATCCATAGCCGAATCAGCCCCTGCCTGATTTCTCCTCAACCACTGCTGCTGATTCTGCTGCTGAAACTGCTGGTAACTCTGCCCTACATTCCTTTGAACGTACTGTTGCTGGTTAGGGTTCCGATACTGAAAATTAGGATTGGGGCTGCTAGGGTTTCCGGTCCCCATTCCGTACTGTTGCTGGGAGGTTTTCTGTAAattttttggtgttttaatGTTCGTGTTTTTGCAAATTTGATGGGTTTGATGTGTCATTGTTTAACGTGAAATcattatgtaattatttttggtttttttaatggTTGGAATTTTGGGGTTTGGCGTAGGTTTTCGATTATGCTGGGATTTTGAGATGGCATTTTCATGTTTGGGCTGAgattaattttggtttttgaagTTATCAAATAGTGAGGTTTTGCTCAATATCCACTAGGGTGTTTTGATTTGAACACTTTTGGGCATGTGCATAATGGCTTAGAAAATGTTGGATTGAAACATCAGTCACtgagtttaatttatttcctttgatcTTTGGAGGAATATGTTTGTATTCCATAGATCTGGGAAActtgtatttttggatttaatatATTAGAGAATTTTGAGGTGGTGTTGGTGCTTTTCTTGAAAATGGCATTGTAACCATCTACCCAATCTGAATAGAGTAGGACTAATTTTTGGTTTCACTGCGgttactttgatttttttcatgggCTGTTTGGGCATGTGTTTCTTGGTTTCAAAAGCTCAGTTTGAACTGAAGATGTGATAGGTATCAAACATTGGGAATTTGATGTTGACAATTTCAGTTGGTCCAAGGAATATGCTTTTGTTGAATAGATTGGTGGAATTGAGCTGATGTTGATTCTCTTGTTGAAAATGATGTTGACAATTTCAATGGCTTTGTGTGTTTTTAGTAGCATGTATGTAACTGTATTTGGGATCACTAATAGTAgttaaaccaaaataaataatggtACAATACAAATGCCCTACATTTACAATACAAGTGCACTAGAagtacaatatattacaacattACTTGATTCATTATACAtttaattatgacaattgattatttgatataaattccATAGTGCAGTGTggagtataatacatggataaaaggaaaaaaacaatacaATACAACCAGGTTTGaacattattttaattagtattcttttattttgactatattaatgtttgacattgttgtttaatttgaccgttttaattttaattttatattatcatttatttacttttacaGGAGATCAAAATAAATAGTCGATGCTCCAGCAAAAAACTTAGACATCTACTTGATGAGCTAAGTGATGAAAAGAAGAGTATAATTCAACATATTGGCTTTGGTGGATTACTTCAGCTCTCTTCCACAGAGATAAGGCATAGCTTATGTAGATGGATAATAACTCATTTCAATATAGCCCACTGTAGGTTAGACATAGGACAAGAAAGGCAATTTCCAATAACTTGTTCTGATGTAGGTGAAATTCTGGGTATTCCATATATTGGTAGGAGGCTCCTACTTTCACCTACCAATAGGAATAATAGGATGGAAAACCTATCAGATCTTAGAGAGAGGCTGATTTTAATGGAAGACATGGCCgagttcaaaaaattgtttatctTCTTCTCATGTGCTACATTACTTGCTCCAACATCAAAGTTGGATGGTAGTCATGAGTTGTGGTGTACTTTGATGGCTGGAGActttgacatcaatgttaattGGGGTCAATTTGTACTTGACACACTGGTTGCTGGAATTAGACATTTTCGATTGGGTAAAGGCTCATGGTTTACAGGTTGCCTTATTTTTTTACAGGTAGatacctttttttattaaatgctgAAGGTTTCCAtatcattttctatgttttaacaagttttttctaaataacgTATTGATGTGTGGAATATTTGTGTTTCAgcttttttatgtaaataaattttacattcCAACCATGTTGGTGCCACGTACCATCCCAATATGTGCAGCGTGGACTGATGACTTGATGAAGAAAAGGGTGCATGCCGAATTGCATGATTATGGTGATTATGGACTAGCTGATGTAAGAGACAATTTTCTTTCAACATTTTcgtttattttcatatttgaaaattaaatttataaaaattatatattcttctttttattattgtagGTTCAAGAAGATGAAAGGGAGGAAGATGCACATGAAGACCCTGGTAATCCAGTAAATGAAGTTGAAGAAGAGACTACTGATGTGAGAACCTTCTACatctattcttttatttaaagagaaaaccaaacatgttttGCATAATAATATAAATCTTTGACACTTTGTACCATTTTGTAGGAAATTATAGCAGAATATAATGCAGCGGAGAGACAAATTCACCAATTGCTGTGAACAATGAGAGGAGCAATTGATAAACTAGCAAAGCGGCAGAATACAAATAAAACCCCATCATCTTCTCATCGAAGTAGAAGTCATAATCAACCTGATATCAATGATTCTTTCCCATCACCACCACATGATAGTACGATTTTTATAGCACTCGTCATTATAATTTTGtataacttttaatttaattgcaaatgttgtatatttttttttttgggaaaattaattttggttatTATGCATTCTGAAATTAGCTTATGGATCGCCACTGAATGATCGTTTGATGGTGAAGATAATGTAGGCCCATCAACCTCACAGCCAGTAGCGCAGCATAGCAGTATACTTTCTGCTTCTTTATggtttaatatcaaaataataatgagtatATAATAATGGATAGTATTTCCTGTGCGTGTTATTttcattaatgaattttattttcctttattttctataCATATAGTTGAGGATGAAGTTCAGATGAATGCTATTATTCCTTACGAGACTGGACATCCTCCAATACGTTCATATCGGCTACATCGACATGCTACTGCCCTTCAATCACCATACGTGGTACAACCGTCAATCAAATTTTCAGCTTCTTCATCTGTAGCAAAGCAAGTTTTGGCATATGCATTGGACGATACACGTGATGAAAGGTAAGGTTGAACTTAATTTAGtataaacaaatacaattaaGATAGGCAAttgaaataattagttttaatttctaacATCATAATTATTTATGTGTAGCCAAATATTATGTTCCATGCACAATTTCTTCTTGACAAGGTTTGACTTGAAATGCTTGGGACCCGACAAATTGGTTGACAATAAGGTATTCATATTTAGTTATGTAAAGTTAGGATAAAATTACTCTAAAATTATATatctaattttcattaatttacatGAAGGTTGTAACCATGCATTGTCGAATTTTGAATGGTATGGATAAAGAAAATAGGAAGCATTTCTTATCTCCAAACTTTGTGGTGAGATATGTTGTAAGAATTAtagattggttttcttgttttacgTAGATTGTTTTAATCTAATGTatggtttataatttttttattacagtCTGATGTGGAAAAGAAGAGGGGTTCCTTATCTCCAAAATACATATGTGacaatttatggaaatatttcaaaaatactcGGTTGTGCACATATGAACaggttttatttagtttaataaaAGTACTTTATAGTTGgatatttttaagtattgtgcagaaaATACATGAACACAActaatttgataaaatcattgttttttttttttttttgttccttgtAGTTGTTCATACCAATATGCAGGAAAAATCATtggtatttaataattttgaatattcatgCGAAAAGAATTGAGTTATTGGATTCATTAATTGACGGAAGGAAAAAACGGATG includes:
- the LOC104878174 gene encoding ubiquitin-like-specific protease 1A isoform X2, with product MNAIIPYETGHPPIRSYRLHRHATALQSPYVVQPSIKFSASSSVAKQVLAYALDDTRDESQILCSMHNFFLTRFDLKCLGPDKLVDNKVVTMHCRILNGMDKENRKHFLSPNFVSDVEKKRGSLSPKYICDNLWKYFKNTRLCTYEQLFIPICRKNHWYLIILNIHAKRIELLDSLIDGRKKRMDAFIEKLVNVLSTVIGIQERRPSVDMTEFEFVVPEVVQQLNPTDCGIFVMKFMQLWSNGQGHQVQGKTPNTTDNVSRK
- the LOC104878276 gene encoding ankyrin repeat-containing protein NPR4 — encoded protein: MSFLIFVDRGMTPILLASRNGIVEMVEKILQLFPMAIHDTNGFNQNIVLTAVENRQSHIYDFLLNSSHLIDKEGAFHAVDCEGNNALHLAGKLAGYRYLQRIPTSMLQMQWEVKWYQYVQNSLPPHFVVQKNDRGDTPDEIFQIEHQELEDASKQWLNSTSNSCSFIAALIATVAFASSASVPGGVKQDTGEPVFENHLAFSIFAMASLVALCCSVISLLIFLAIFISKDQDKDFTTNLPRNFLFGLTSLFISMAAMLTCFCSGNFLMLNGQLKYAAILVYALTGLLMAYFVLKHFPLFIDLMKATFRKVPERIYKEYL
- the LOC104878174 gene encoding ubiquitin-like-specific protease 1A isoform X1 → MNAIIPYETGHPPIRSYRLHRHATALQSPYVVQPSIKFSASSSVAKQVLAYALDDTRDESQILCSMHNFFLTRFDLKCLGPDKLVDNKVVTMHCRILNGMDKENRKHFLSPNFVSDVEKKRGSLSPKYICDNLWKYFKNTRLCTYEQLFIPICRKNHWYLIILNIHAKRIELLDSLIDGRKKRMDAFIEKLVNVLSTVIGIQERRPSVDMTEFEFVVPEVVQQLNPTDCGIFVMKFMQLWSNGGISRAIANDKVIKYREKLLTQLIMSPENEVRENVYQAMDQ